One window from the genome of Choloepus didactylus isolate mChoDid1 chromosome 2, mChoDid1.pri, whole genome shotgun sequence encodes:
- the IVL gene encoding involucrin, which translates to MSQQHTLPVTLSTALETVSPPADPQQEQTKQPTPLPAPGQEVPSEPPVEVLMPAEIPMGYGEKHTVPVKGVPEQESVQSQKEQQQEPQEHLEQQPQQPELRKQEQPQQEPQGQEQHVEQLPEEPRGQEQHVEQLQQEPWGQEQHVEQPQQEPHKQEQHVEQPQQEPQGQEQKQQQQQQEPQAQEQKQQQQQETQGQEQHVEQQQQQEPHKEEQHAEQPQQEAHKQEQHVEQLHQEPHKQEQQQQEPQGQEQKQQQEHQEAENLEQQLQHKKAEKEQQLKEQLEQKNPLDQQLDHKLAKREEQLEKEQEPLPEHLEHQEKQLESSTQQEEHREELVFVSVPSQVQETQPVKEPKGEVMPPAEQQKQEVHK; encoded by the coding sequence ATGTCCCAGCAGCACACACTGCCAGTGACTCTCTCCACTGCTCTCGAGACTGTTTCTCCACCTGCTGATCCCCAGCAGGAGCAAACGAAGCAGCCAACTCCCCTGCCTGCCCCAGGCCAGGAGGTGCCTTCCGAGCCCCCAGTGGAGGTCCTCATGCCAGCAGAGATCCCCATGGGGTACGGGGAGAAACACACAGTTCCTGTGAAGGGAGTGCCCGAGCAAGAATCGGTGCAgtcacagaaggagcagcagcaggagcCACAGGAGCATCTTGAACAGCAGCCACAGCAACCAGAGCTCCGCAAGCAGGAACAGCCACAACAGGAGCCACAGGGACAGGAACAGCATGTGGAACAGCTACCAGAGGAGCCACGGGGACAGGAACAGCATGTGGAACAGCTACAACAGGAGCCATGGGGGCAGGAACAGCATGTGGAACAGCCACAACAGGAGCCACACAAGCAGGAACAGCATGTGGAACAGCCACAACAGGAGCCACAGGGGCAGgaacagaagcagcagcagcagcaacaggagCCACAGGCGCAGgaacagaagcagcagcagcaacaggagACACAGGGGCAGGAACAGCATGTggaacagcagcaacaacaggAGCCACACAAGGAGGAACAGCATGCAGAACAGCCACAACAGGAGGCACACAAGCAGGAACAGCATGTGGAACAGCTACACCAGGAGCCACACAAGCAGGAACAGCAGCAACAGGAGCCACAGGGGCAGGAACAGAAGCAGCAACAAGAACATCAGGAAGCAGAAAACCtggagcagcagctgcagcacaagaaagcagaaaaggagcAGCAGCTGAAGGAGCAGCTGGAACAGAAGAACCCATTGGACCAGCAACTGGATCATAAGCTAGCAAAGAGAGAAGAGCAACTGGAAAAGGAACAAGAGCCTCTGCCTGAGCACCTGGAGCACCAGGAGAAGCAGCTGGAGTCATCAACACAGCAGGAGGAGCATCGGGAGGAGCTTGTGTTTGTCTCAGTTCCTAGCCAGGTCCAAGAGACCCAGCCAGTCAAGGAACCAAAGGGGGAGGTCATGCCCCCTGCAGAGCAGCAAAAGCAGGAAGTTCACAAGTAA